The genomic interval ggtcacacagcacacacaacactgcccaggtcacacagcacacacaacactgcccaggtcacacagcacacacaacactgcccaggtcacacagcacacacaacactgcccatgtcacacagcacacacaacactgcccaggtcacacagcacacacaacactgcccaggtcacacagcacacacaacactgcccaggtcacagagcacacacaacactgcccatgtcacagagcacacacaacactgcccaggtcacacaacatacacaacactgcccatgtcacacagcacacacaacactgcccatgtcacacagcacacacaacactgcccaggtcacagagcacacacaacactgcccaggtcacagagcacacacaacactgcccatgtcacagagcacacacaacactgcccaggtcacacagcacacacaacactgcccaggtcacacagcacacacaacactgcccaggtcacacagcacacacaacactgcccaggtcacacagcatacacaacactgcccatgtcacacagcacacacaacactgcccaggtcacagagcacacacaacactgcccaggtcacagagcacacacaacactgcccaggtcacacagcacacacaacactgcccaggtcacacagcacacacaacactgcccaggtcacacagcacacacaacactgcccaggtcacacagcacacacaacactgcccaggtcacacagcacacacaacactgcccaggtcacacagcacacacaacactgcccaggtcacgcagcacacacaacactgcccagatcacacagcacacacaacactgcccaggtcacagagcacacacaacactgcccaggtcacacagcacacacaacactgcccaggtcacacagcacacacaacactgcccaggtcacacagcacacacaacactgcccaggtcacacagcacacacaacactacccaggtcacacagcacacacaacactgcccaggtcacacagcacacacaacactacccaggtcacacagcacacacaacactgcccatgtcacacagcacacacaacactgcccaggtcacacagcacacacaacactgcccatgtcacacagcacacacaacactgcccatgtCACACAGCACACTCAACACCATCACTGTGCTAATCAAATGACAGAAACAACCAAAAGCACACAGCTCACATTGCTGTTACATCACCTCATCTTCAGAGAATCATTCACTTCCCTAAATTGTTCTTCTGTCTTctatataacacacagacagacagacagacagacagaccctAACTAAAGAGTTTTAACTTATTAATACAGTGATGTTCAGTTTATATTTTTAGCACTGACATGTATTCACtgtttatatattatagatagatagatagatagatagatagatagatagatagatagatagatagatagatagatagatagatagatagatagatagatagatagatagatagatagatagatagatagatggcaaGGTCTGTTAGGATTATGGACACTGTATATAGGCAGAGAGATGAAGATAGACTGGCAGATAAACAAACCAACAGACAAAGagatatatacagagagaaaggcagtcattcaaacagagacagaaacagatggacagacagtgacagagtcacacagacagaaagacagatacagatggacagataaatCGTTAAAATCAGCAGTCAAATAAAAGGAAGCCTTAATGATTTATTCTCCttaatttgtttctgtttttgtgtagTTTTTATTCTGGGTTTCACACTCATATCATGAAGTCTGATTAATATTTGTTCAATATCTACTCAGAATGCAAGTTTTAATATAAGAGAAGCAAAGCAGCAGAGTCATTAGAGCTCAGGGGAACCCTGTGGTCAAAGGTAGAGGAGGTCAAAGTGTATTGTCCTTAATTACACACTGCTGGAGTTTGTCTATGTGATTAGTGCAACTGTGCATTCTGAAAACATTGTTTACTCTTCCAAAGTCTTCAGAAAGAAAGGACTGAACTGCGGCTGCTGAGTCTCAGCACTTAGTTTGAGGTGAGAAGTGTTCAACCGATTTCTCACATGAAAACAGTCACACAGCAGCAGAATGAGCTCTAGGAAGAAGTTGACTcaaaaaagtttcctttaaagtAAATTCCATTTCACAGTGACATATATGACcatctttcatgaaaaaaaacatatgaaatagagtacacaacacacatgcacatgacaaaaaaaaacaacagtcaagATCATGTGTTAAAGGCCAGATTTCTGATTTCTAAAattgtttatacattttttctaACCCTAAATGTAGTTGATTAGTTAAAACATGTTTTGTGTCTGAAGTTCTCATTCACATTGgagctctttttcttcttctttaattgGTTTAActctgtaattttattttttaaacagtttagaACAATAGCAGTAATTGTACCGATTAATAATGTCTGACTCATGAATGAATCATTCTTTTGAGCTGATACTTTTTACTGCCAgctagacaaacagacagacagacagacagacacagacacatagtgGAACTTTATTATCGCCTGTTCTACCTCTGTGTTTCTGCCACAGTTTAGTGAAATACATATGAATAAGTCATTCTTTGattctttttaatgaatcaGTCAGACCAGTTCACTCTCCAAATCCATTTGAATCAAAATCTACTCAATGTTAAAGTTATTGCTTTAAGAAgttaatgaatttttaaaaaacaaccagaatcattcttttgtttttttgcttgtttgcttTAGAATGAATCGTTGAACTGGTCCACAAGTCCACCTGAATCAAGCTTAAAGTGGTGTCTACTGAAAGGTAGTGTTATTGGTTTCTAATACAATCTATAAAACAGCTGTTCAGTTTTGTGTACTGGATATCAAAATCCAAATGAGCCAAACTGAGATTATTGGCTGTGTTTGACTAtaggaaccaaaaaaaaaaaaaaactgaccagCAACTTAGACAAGTAAAAGGTCTAATATCTCTGGACTGTATTGAGTCTGATCAGTGCAGCGAATTGGTTTGTGTCAAAAGTCGAGGCAAAAAATAACTGCAAAACTTCAAATTGGATTGTTTGATATTCCCACCAGGTGAAACTGAATCAGTCGACATAAGTTCCTTGAACTGAATTGGTTCCAAATACTCAAAATCCACTTCTCATCATTACCACAATACCCCTTTCTAACCTGAGGAGATGGAGTCTTGACACCCTACTGATACCGTTTCAACATTTAACTACAATTTAGGTTTAACTGACATTAGGTCCTAAACTATATTAGGAACTGGACTTGGTTTAAGAtttttattactactattattattattattattattattattattattattattattattattattattattacaaacaaATATTCACAATATTGCTAACAGTTTGCAAAAACAGACATTGATTCTTTCTAGAAATTTATTCCACATCATTAAGCTTTGTCGAAAAAAGGTTTTGCAGAATGTTGACATTCTCCCAATCCTGAACTCTGATCTATGACTCAAAGTTTAGCCTGTATCttttggagggggggggggggtatgaaGTGGACACACAATGTGTatgagtcatttttttttcttattaaatttGTGTTGTTCAGAAAGAAATGGATTGAACAAGGCCAGGGACAACTAAAGCTAGAGTGATTCTAGCACACATCACACTCAGACAGTGTCATCACAGTGCCTTTGTGTTCTGCAGGGATGTTTTTGATGTTAAACTACATTTAGCTACATTTTATTATCCAGATCCGCATACACATGAGCTAATGAGATCGGTTATCAATCAAGAAACACTCATGTACACCTCAGCAGGAAATATGAGTCTATAATTGGGAAACGTGCATGCATGTCTGTATTCTCAGTTTACCACCAGAATATAACATGGAGGAAAGCTGATCGTTAGACAGTACAAAAGAATCGCAATAaatgttgttttcattttaataattaaatgaatagtCCATGTTGAGCAGAGGTAgtagagaaacaaaacatttttcatgtgcaaatattcataaaaaattCAAAACCAGTAaattaatgaaacaaaaaatattttggtcaataaaaaaaatttgccAAATTTTTACTCAAATTGAAAGCAATGCTAAATAATCTTACATTTAAGTAAGAAAGCAAAAACACAAGGAACCCTCAAAGGTTCTATGTAAAAcccatcaaataaataaataaataatttttttaaagaaacattttgaGGTAAGGCTGAgttcagggccagaaaaaatACTTTTGCAATAAAAGAGACCAAGTCCATTGTATGGCCATATTTTCAATCACAGTTTACGTGTCTTTGAAATGATTTATTACAGGTCTTTTAAATATAACAATCTGCACCTTTAAATGCTTTAGTAGAGTTGCAcactttggtgtgtgtgtgtgtgtgtgtgtgtatgtgtgtgtgtgtgtgtctgagtgagcaCTCTGAACCCAAAAGAGGTTATTGATTTCAGAGAGACGTGTGGGCAGAGGGAAAGGCTCACAAGTGAGTAAACATTTGCATTACATCCCCAGCAAATGAGTGTGTATCATCAGATGATCAGTGCAGTGACAGTGTATGGGTTATTTAGGTTACTGAAACTCTTTAGCTAACGGGCAGTCAGGAAAAGGCATGCTCAAGACCCCGGAATAATGCAAGGACACAGAATTTGGGTGTTTTTGGCCTTATCATGGCTTTTCTGCTCCGGATCACATGCAGATGGGGAGATCAGGCTTCAGTGTGATGATTCAAATGTCCAAGATGCCGTGGCATTGGTTCTTTCAGCACATAATAAAGGGCTAACTGAAGGAAACCAGCTGGCTCTGTATCAGATCCTTGAGGCTGCAAAGGTAGGctttatatagatataaagTCTTACTTGCATCTTTCATGCATTTACGTCAATCTAAGCAAAACTTCATCATGGTTccgttttattttttcttcaccCAGAATGAATCAGGTGAAGTCCTCTCACTACATTTTACAGCAAGGGAATCCAACTGCACAGCAGGAGGGGACAGTAACTGGCAGGAATGTGACTACCTCCAAGATCCTTCAAAGGTACTAACAGAAAGTTAGAATACAAGTTGTAATATGGCTTCATCTGATTATTTTTACTCTTGTCTACTTGTTTTTTAGTTGCTCAGGCATTGTCGTGCAAGGCTCCTGCTGAAAGAAACTAACAAGATCTTATCACATTACTGTTCAGGTGGGTCAATAGATTAACCCATATCTTTTTGTCTTTAGACAGTGGTGCCTCTAGGGGGCACAGCAGACATCCCTGCAATTATTTCGCTTTCTCACACAATTGCCAGAAATTTAAGTCAGAATCGTAGAAATGTAAGTGGATCAAACAGCTACAAAATTACTAATATAAACAATCCAGCTTTTAATGTTTGCCTAAAAGAACTGGCTCATTCATGAGAAATACATTCACTGTATCACCTCAGCAAGTATTTCTGGTAGCAAATAATGAACCATGATCCATCAGAGCATTTTCGATACCTATTGATAGGAGAAATTGCACTCATTCCACTACTTTTAAATCTTGTTTACATGCTCTGTGTAATTTGGCTCCTGTTCTCACTTAAAttatagcagttataaacaTCAGGTCATTTCCACACCTGCCTCTCTTTCAAGCTAAAATCTAGCTTGTAATGatataaagttaaataaaaaaatcttacagaaaacgtcaccatatcaacaattatacaTGTGTTCAATTCTGTTAAAGTAGAACGTCAGCCATACAAATCTTAGTCACTATAGATTATTAGTacaaatgtgttaaaaaaaaaaaaagtcaacactggggtggtgtgatgcagagTTACTATTAGCACCTTGTGATATTAGCACCTTGTGATATTAGCACCTTGTGATTTGCTGCTCCACTACTGTCAaagttgctgttatagaaatttTAGCATCTTCTGACCGACCAGAGTCACAAATTCGGTAACAATGTGATATAAAGTTTTACAGAAGGTGTTTCTTGTTCCTTTCAGTGCAGCCCCCTCTCATTGCAGAGCCACGTCCCCCCTGTCTGGGCTGTCCTGAGATTATCAGTGTGGAGAGTAATGACATTAAGGAGCCTCTGAGTTACTCCATCTCCAAAGCCAACTTACTGACTGGCCACACGCATCATTTCCTCCTCAATTATGTCGCCTGGGCCACAAGACAGGCAAGTCTCTTTTAGCACACGCCACAGATAGTTAGTGTACTCACATACTCTATGTTTGTATGCACCTGAATGTATATTATTCAGTAGCAGCATTGAGTAGTAgtatcatcttcttcttcttcttcttcttcttcttcttgttttttattattattattatttattattatttattattattattattatttattattatttattattattattattattattattattttacagtgaTTATTTTTGAATTGTAGTttaatataaatcatttataaactaatcaaatatattaatgttatgaatataaatgatattaatttattcatttataaatataaatattgggCAGTGGTAATTCAGTGGAAGTCAGCGTAAATCCCCTActtgcaaatgtgtgtgtgtgtgtgtgtttcctttgtGCAGATAATAGCTGGGTTAAGATATCAGCTCCAGTTTGACATGCAAAAAAGTAACTGCAGTAAAGAAAAGTTTAAGGATATTACTGAGGAGTGTCACCCAGTCCATACAGATCCGGTGAGACTCATTAGGAACCTTCTCTGTCAATTGTGAATCACATTTGATCAACTTTTCTAATACAATTATGAACTATCAGCTTCACTGAATCACAACATGAGGGTTTTAACTCAACAGTGTAACAGTGGCTTTAATCAAAATGATTAGAAGTTATAATAGG from Hemibagrus wyckioides isolate EC202008001 linkage group LG10, SWU_Hwy_1.0, whole genome shotgun sequence carries:
- the kng1 gene encoding kininogen-1, translated to MQGHRIWVFLALSWLFCSGSHADGEIRLQCDDSNVQDAVALVLSAHNKGLTEGNQLALYQILEAAKNESGEVLSLHFTARESNCTAGGDSNWQECDYLQDPSKLLRHCRARLLLKETNKILSHYCSVQPPLIAEPRPPCLGCPEIISVESNDIKEPLSYSISKANLLTGHTHHFLLNYVAWATRQIIAGLRYQLQFDMQKSNCSKEKFKDITEECHPVHTDPAFINCKSTVDVAPWRHELPDIDIKCEPGALETNFETRRRPPGWSPLRNIHDFEVKPKKDSSEESQESKTLSVVPSESQNPTTEPSQSVVLTSGNSTTFNCPSKPWKVFDVRANLPRPPPPPRPDNNEQIRSGICP